Part of the Novipirellula artificiosorum genome, GAAGATTGCACCGGCGCAGCCTTGTTCGTTGGCCGCGACGGCCAGAATCAATTGCACCCCCAACATCCAACCGATCTGAGACTCGTTACCGGGCCGTTTGGTTTTGCGACTCGATGGGGCCGACAAATGATGACGAATTCGTGTGTTTGAATCCGCCAGCATGGGATAGACGCCACTCAACTCTCTGCCATCGACGGCATCCCAAGGCCGGGCGGCAATCAGCGGCAGCACCAAATCGGCATCGACTAACAGACGGCTCAAGTAGACCGGCTCGGCTTGATCATCGACCCCCAAGTAGCGAAGGGATTCACGGTTTTCGCTATCATGGCGAGAGATCGTCGCCAGATTCTCAAATTCAGCAGTGAGCCATTCCAACGTCGCGTCGGTCGCCTCGTCCCAGAGCACGATGTCCACCGCATCCGCATCGGCTTGTTCTATTTCAAGCAGCACCCCGCGGATCACCTCGACGAGATCGGGCAAATTCGGGTCAACCGCTAACGCGACCCGGTCACCGGGGGCGATTGCCGCAGAGAGCGGAGGATAGTCGGCCGGAGTTCGCAGCGCGTAGCGAACCGCTGCCGGGATGTCCTTGATTTGAGATCGACTCGTCGTGGCGTCATAGTGCCAAGCGAGATTCGAGGCAATTCGCGGTAGGACGTCCTCAAACGTGTGGGAAGGATGCGGAGGCAAATTCATAAATCAGATGTGGCTCAGCGAATCGAAACGATAAGACAAACGTCTCATGAGCCCTTCATTCTCAGCAAATCCTGGTCAGCCACCAGCACCCCATTGCGCAGGGGAGTCGATTCGCTCGTTGCAATTCATCTTGCGTCGACGGTGTCCGGTGGGTTATCAGCCAGTTCCGAACAATATTATTACCTCAAAATGGATCATTGGGAGCGTACCGTGTCACATCATTGGATCGACCCGAAGGCCTGCGAATCATTAGCAATTCTCGTAGAATCCGTGTCTTGTGCCATTTTGACTCAGAATCATTCGCCGATCTGCTTGGAAGTCGATATCGACCCGAGCATCCGGATTCCAGCCGACGGTGAAAAAGTTGCCGAGCTTGTCCGCACCCTGGTGAACCAATCCATCGCCGAAATGGGGGTCCAGGGGGGCGAATTGACGATCACGGCCGTGGATGTCTCCAGCGGATTGGAATTGGAGGTCGCTGATACGGGCCGCAGCATTGAGCAGCGAGCGACTTCGCTTCCGTTTATTGCGGCGGCGCTCGGGGCAAAGATCCATTGGCAAAATTGTCCCCAAGGCGGCGCGGCCGCGACCATCGTTTTCCGGCCCACCGCGGGCGCTTCGCGAATGGTGGCCTGAGCCATGTTAGGGATCTTCCAAAACAGCACGATTCCTGCGTTGGAGCAATCGCTCAATTTCTCGGAGCGACGGCATGAATTGCTTGCTGGCAACTTAGCCAATCTCCGCGTGCCGGGTTACCGAAGTCGCGATTTGGACGTCGATGGCTTTCAAAACGCGTTGGCCGAATCGATCCGAAACGCGGAAAACCCTGTCCAGCAAAACGTTACCGGTCCGGTGACCCGGGACGACCTTTACGCCGGACCGCGTTCGGCGACCGAACAGGTTGTTTACCACGACGGCAGCGATGTCTCGTTGGAAAGTCAAGTCACCGAATTGAACAAGAACCAACATCTACACAGCTTAGCGATCACAACGATGCGCAGCCAATTTGCGTTGTTGCGAGCCGCGATCACGGAACGAGCCTAGTC contains:
- a CDS encoding lactate racemase domain-containing protein is translated as MNLPPHPSHTFEDVLPRIASNLAWHYDATTSRSQIKDIPAAVRYALRTPADYPPLSAAIAPGDRVALAVDPNLPDLVEVIRGVLLEIEQADADAVDIVLWDEATDATLEWLTAEFENLATISRHDSENRESLRYLGVDDQAEPVYLSRLLVDADLVLPLIAARPWDAVDGRELSGVYPMLADSNTRIRHHLSAPSSRKTKRPGNESQIGWMLGVQLILAVAANEQGCAGAIFSGTPDAIRRSYDQPRRSDDEFPPAAPLVIASIEGSAQQHTWLNLARAIGAAATHTEPGGTVLVWTQISEPPSDRLVHRSNGGSDDSSVGGDEKESGDGFTLWDDSIEIAETIQRVGSEYRLLLHSQVAAEIVESLGIGAVDSIDGVEHVSRSFAACGTLRSAQFAGGTFDSNLRYQHSTSSQERSR
- a CDS encoding ATPase — protein: MSCAILTQNHSPICLEVDIDPSIRIPADGEKVAELVRTLVNQSIAEMGVQGGELTITAVDVSSGLELEVADTGRSIEQRATSLPFIAAALGAKIHWQNCPQGGAAATIVFRPTAGASRMVA
- a CDS encoding flagellar basal body rod protein FlgB, with product MLGIFQNSTIPALEQSLNFSERRHELLAGNLANLRVPGYRSRDLDVDGFQNALAESIRNAENPVQQNVTGPVTRDDLYAGPRSATEQVVYHDGSDVSLESQVTELNKNQHLHSLAITTMRSQFALLRAAITERA